The genomic segment TATCAGAGATCCTTTCAGTAAAATCATACATAGCCTCGTCTAATGCTGCGGCCAGGATTCTTGCTTCGTCTTTTGTGATGTTCATGGATTTGGTTTTAGGGTTTATTTATAAAGCATTTTGAAAATCAAGTGAACTGATTCATGCGTTAGGGATTGCAGCGGATATCCTTTTTGCCGGCTGTTATGTTTTGGCAAAAAGATATGAGCGGAAAGCCCGACCCCTTGGGGTAACGCCCAAATATTTTTATAATTCATCGGTATGGCATTTTACATATACATTCCGGTCCTCATCGGTATAGAACTCAAGGCCACAATTCCAGCATTCGAATTGCTTAACAGATTCATCGCAGCTTATTAACTCGTCATACCAGTTTCCTTGTGGATCATACGTCACAAGTAATTTATGCTGGCGCCTGCAACGTGGGCATTCAATATAGGCTACCAGGGCATCTGCTGGATGTTCATCATCCGGCCAGCAGTGTTTCGGCGCTCCTGATGCTGTGCTTGCGCCCCAGTAATGGCATTTCATCCAATCAATCTCACCGGCTGGTTCATCACCTTGCAGTATCCGGGCCATGCGCTTATACCAGGCAATATGTTTAGGATTACCGAATTCTGGTTTCTCGCCGTTTATGAGGTTTCTTTTGTCCATACGTGTATAAAATTAATAATGCTGCTAACCCCCGCTAACCTCAATAGAAAACTGAGGTTAGCTCTTAGTTAGCATCATCTTTAAAACGGTAATCTCTCTCTATCAAAGTGATCTTTAATGCTTTCAAATTTTTCATTGAATGATTTATTAAGCATTTCGATGGCACGCTCAGTATGGTAATGCTTTTGGCGGTGGGTGGCGCCGTCTTCGCCTACATAACTGAGCATCATAGTGGCTGATTTTAATACTGTCATAGCATCAATGGTTGAAAGAACCTGGTTGAGCTTTGCATCTTCTTTGAGTTGACGGATTTTGATATCTTGCTCATGGATTACATTTCGTAAATCCCTGTTTTCATTGAACAGCGACTGCCGCTCAATATCCAGAGAATTTCTGTAAAGTCTCAAACTTTGGTTTTCTTGCTCGAGCTCAGCATTGCGCTGGATCATGGTTTCGATTTCTTCTTTTTTCATTGGTTTTGAAATTAAGGGTTTAGAAAGTTTAGAGGGTTTAGGGGTTTAGATTGTTTAGGGGGCTTTGGATGCGGCAAATGATGTTGAAGTGTGCATTTAAAAGAGTATCTCGCAATCTTGATACTACTAAATCGTATGATTCTTTATCGTTATTCTCAAAAGCAGCTGATGCCATATGGCTCTTATTACTCCACATCACCAGAGTTTTGTTGTTTTTGCTTCTTATTTTCACATTATATCCTATTTCTTTCAACCTAATCTGTAATTGTTCCATATTGCTCTTATTGAAGGTTAAGTATAATTCCGGGTGCAGCTCTACATTCTAATATGGACCGTTACCCCAGCACCCAGCACCTGCCGGTATCAATGAATGGTTTAATTTCTTCGGTTGTAAGGGTTGGGCGCACTTTGTATTCTTCATAGGTTTCATTGTTTGATTGCTTTAGTATAAACTTCATTCCGGCTTTGGGCCTGCCCTGAAAATGAAAATCGGAAAGGGTGGCGAGGCGAAAGCCTGGGGGGAGTTGATTCAAAGTTTCAGGTTCAATGTTCAGGGTTTCTGGTTCTGAAAGCATGGTTTAGATGGTTTATGAGGTTTAGAAAGTTTAGTGATTTTTATTAATTTTTTCTCACTGTGCCTATATTTTGCTGTTACAACTGCCTACACTCGCCTACAAAGTTTAATTAACTGATTTCCACTTTAATATACTGACTACATTATTGTTTTTTTTGTAGTTTTTGTAGTTTGTTGTAGGCAGTGTAGGCGAGTGTAGGCAAGTGTAGGCGGCGGCATAATTCTGTTTTTATGGGTTATCGTTTTCATTGTCAGTTTTTTATTTCTTGTAGGCGAGTGTAGGCATGTGTAGGCGGGGGTTTTAAATTTAAGTTTTAAGATTCAAAATTTAAGATTCAAGAAATTTAGTTAACGTGTTGGGTTTAGTGGGTTTAGGTGTTTAGAGGGTTTGGGGTTAAGAAAATTGGCTGTTTTTTGCTTTTTTTTAGTTTTAGATTTTAGATTTTGTTTTTTGGGTTTAAAATGCCTGGTTTTGCGTTGTTACTTCTTCGTCTTCTGCTTCACCAAGGATTACGTTTACATCATAGTTGTTTGATAGCATTTCATAATCGAAGAGCATAGCAGTCGTTATCTGGCGCTGTACTTTGCCATCGGTATCTGGCGCGCTTTCCATACCTGATTTCATAATAAAAGCAGTGCTGCGAACTTTACCATAGTATTCTTTTGAGTTGGCCAGGTAATATTCAAGTGTTTTGATGGGCAGCACCATATCGCGGGTTTGGGCTCCGTGCTTGCGGTACTTCTGAAAAATGCGGGTGTGGTTCAAATAGATGATGTTGCGCGGCGATTCGGCAAAACCAATCTTGCCCCGGTCGGTTGTAAGGTCTTCGTTGCGAAACAATACCTTGAAGTCAACTTTATCAACCAGTTCGTTTTCTTTTACAAGGAAGGTAAATATATCCCAGAAGTTGGCAACATCGTTGGTGCGCTTGGTTTCTTTGTTCTGGCGCATGATCAGTTCAACGCTTTGCTGCAGCAGCTCTTTGTAGTTGATGTGAGTTTTTATCCTATCCTTCAGGGTTCGGAAAGCGGCAATAACTATTACCCAGTTGCGGAAAATACGGTCTTCGATTACTTCGGTTCCCAGCAGCGCGTTTATTTCAGAGCAAACTTCATCATACTGGTGCCAGTAATTTTCGATAAAATGTTTGCGGTTGCTGAGCACTTCGTGCGTGAGGTGGGTCACACCGGCATGCAGGGTATCTTTAAGCTCATTAAAGCGCTGTTTTTCGTCGTCGTTGTACTCGGTTTGTGTGAAGGTGATAAACAGCATACGACTGAACAAAGCTATGTCTGCCGTGGGCATTTCTTGTCCTGACAACATTAGCCCAACATCAACACTGGTAGTTTCCTTTTTCTTATCCTTTTCCATGTTCATGCGGGTGCGGCCGGTACCATCCCAGATGCCTTTGAGGAACTCAATTTTTTCGAACTCCATGTTATTTTTATACTCATCAATATGGCAAAGGGCGTTGCAATGCTGTGCAATGTGATCGGCCAGGGCAGCCTTGCTGGTGTTGTTGATGTTTGGCCCACGGTTTTGCTTACCGAAGAAATGCAACATGCTGATGGCCATTTCGGTTTTACCGGCGCCCTTGGGTCCGAAAAGATTAAGCATAGGGAAGAAACCAAAGCGGCCAACAATGATGTCGCGGAAGCAAGTAGCGAGGTAAAAACAGTAAGCAATGCGGGCATTGGGGCCGAACACTTTTTCGAGGCTGAACACAATATCAAACATTTCGGCTGCACCGGGATGGTGGATAAAGCGGCGCTCGCTTACAAAGAGGTTGTGCTCGCCGACATAAATTTTTGAGAACGCGGGGATGTAGTAATTCGACTCGTTATGATCAACAATTCCGAACTCGTTAACGCCATGGTAGGCTCCGTTATAGATGCCGTTGCCCCATGCCCAGAAACCTTCTTTTTGCCAGCCAAGTTGTTTGATCTCGATACAGGTGGCTGTTTTTTCGTAGATGTAACGCTTGAGCTTGTTGAGTTCAACATCGCCGGCTTCCCACAAAAAATTACCAATGCTTTCAACCCGGAGCTTGAAGCTCTGCAGGCTTACCAGGTCGCGCTGGGCTAGTTCAATCACCCGCTTGTATCCAAACTCATTGATGATCTCAAAGAGTCGCTTGGCCTCGTTTACGCTCTCAACATGGAAGAGTGGGCGCATCACAAAGTTGCTGCCCCGGATGATGCCTTTTGAGGTTCGGAAAAAATAGCGGTACTGATCTTCATAAAAACCGTATTCCTCGAAGGTATTTGCATCAACATGCTGGGGAACGATAAAGCGATCTTCTTTTTCGGATTTTGGGGCATCGAGTATGCTGAGCTGCTTGAGTTCGTCGGTCCAGGCTTTTTTGGGTTTGATGAGCTTGCATACCTGCTCAACATACAACTCGTGGCTGCTTTCGGGCAGGCAGTGTATGAGTTCGCTGATGTGACCTATGAGTTCGTGCTTTACATCGGGGCGTTTGGCTTTTTCGGCTTTTTGTTGTGCGAACCAAAGGATGTAATCCTGGTGGTTTTCTTTTTCGTATGCGGCAAAATCGTGGGCGGCGAAGAAGCTATCAGGGTCTTCTTTGCTATCGTCGGGCAGGGTGATCAAATTCACGAACAAACCAAGGCGGATCAATATTTCTGCATTGCGAACCACGGCTTTCTTGCCGGCATCGTCGCTGTCGCCAATGATTGTTACGCGGGTGCATTGTTTTTTGAGCCATTCGGCCTGATCCTGGCTGAGGGCTGTTCCCAGCGGTGCAATGGTGTTGGTGATGCCGATTTCATGCATGCGTATCACATCGGGGTTTCCCTCCACCAGATAAGCGGATCCTGATTTTCGGATCCCGGCAAAGGCTTGCGTGAGGCCGAAGAAGGTTTGCCCCTTGGTGTAGAGGGATGTTTCGCGGGAGTTGATGTATTTGGGAATCGTTGCTGTGTCGGCCATAGTGGTTAGATGTTACAGGTTGCTGGTTACTGGTTGCTGGTTTCTGGTTGATCACCGATAGGATCGCTTGGAGCGATAATATCGGGTGGGATTGGGGTTTTGGATACATCACTTAAATCACGTCCGCTGAAGGCAATCACTTTGCCGTTGAGGTTGGTGATGGGGAACATAAGGCGGTTACGGAAGGTATCAAAGGTTTTGCCTTTGCTTTCGCTGATAAGACCGGCTTCTTTAAGTTCAGCGTCGGTAAAACCAAGGGCTTTGGCGTGGTTTTGCAAGCCGTGCCATTGGTTTGGTGCATAACCCATGCTCCAGGTTTTTATGGTTTCGGGGTTCCAGCGGCGCAGGGCGTAAGTAAAGGCGGGCTTGTTTTCAGGATCCTTTAACTGGTTCACAAAATATTGCTGGGCGTGGTGCATAAGTTCCAGCAGGCGGGTGCGGCGCTCACGCGCCGTTGGGTCAGCTTCTTTTTCTTCTTTAAAGTCAAGAGCAAGGCCATGATCCTGTGCTATGAGTTTGCAAGCTTCGATGAAATCGAGTTGCTTCAGCTCCATGATAAAGTTTATGGCATCGCCGCCTTTGCCGCAGCCGAAGCACTTAAATGTGTTGGTTTTGCCAAATACAATGAAAGAGGGCGTTTTTTCATTGTGCAGCGGGCAGCAGGCTGTATGGTTAGCACCTTGCTTTTTGAGGGCAACGTGTTTCTCTATCACTTCGGCGATGGGGAGGTCGTGGATTGGTTCGGAGATTTTCACAGATTCAAGATTTTAAATTCAAGATTCAAGATTCAAAAAGCAGTCGGTTCAGGGCATGGGGCATGGGGCGAAGGGAATTCAGTATGGGTTTGGCCGTCGAGGGTGTTGCCGGAGGCTTTTTTTCCGGTTTTCCACATTGGATAAACTGGGTATTCAGCATCTTGAAAGTCGGCACCACGAACCAGGTGCTTCCCTGTAAGATCAATACATTTATCGAAATCTCTGCGCCATTCATTACCGGCCAGCCATGTTTGGGCTTTGTTTACCCAATGCTGTAGTGAATGAAAGGGTTGAAAATTGGGTTTGAACTCTCCCCAGGATTTAAAGAAAAACGGGGTGTTGGATTGCTGGCATTGATTGCGAAGTGAGCGGACCCAATCCGGGTGCATGGGGCGGGATGCTGGACCGGTTTCGCCACCGGCAATGATCCAATTTAATTTCGGATTGAGGAAAGAGGTAAGATCAATGGATCCTAATAAGGGTTCGGCGCTGATGAAGCGGATATGAGCAGGAATCTTAAGGAGATAGGGGATACGGAATTCGGCTTGTTCCTGATCTTCCGCACTTACGCCAAACCATACATTACCTGGTAGGATGGTGATATTGTTGCGGCGTAGGAATTCAACGGCACGTTGCGGGCGTTTGGTGAGAATTTGAAAGGTGTGCTGAGGGCATTTCTTAATTGCATAGAGGACTTCACGGATAAATACATCAGTTACATTTTCGTGAAACAGATCGCTCATTGAGCACACAAATACCATGGATGGCTTGCGCCAGCGTTCAGGCCGGAATAGTTCATCTATATGCATTACTACTTCGTTCCCTTTTTTGTATTTCTCGGCTGTGAGTGGTATTTTTTGCAAGCGTTTAGTGATGCGCATTGCATAGCAGTTTTCGCAGCCCCGTGAAGCGAGATCACAGCCGGTTACGGGGTTCCAGGTGCGGTTGGTCCATTCGATTTTGCTCATGATTCAAAATTTGAGATTTCAGATTCAAGATTGGGTTTGCTGGTTGTGGAAATGATTTTGAAGGTTATGACCCAGAGCCAGGGGTTTGCATCCCAGGAACCGGGGCCGTTGATTTTAGTCCAAAGTTTTTCAAACCAATCTACGGGGGAACTGTAATCGCCTAAAGGCTTTGGCATGCCTTCCTGCAAGATGTCCTGATATGTGATATCCTGCAACCTTTCAACCCGGATTTCTTCTATTTGCAGCCAGATGCGGGCGGCGGCTTTGGGCATGAAGCGGGAGGATTTCCATTTGGCATCTTCACCCATTTCTTTTTCTTCAAAAGTCCAATCACTGTCGGCTTTATAACGCCATCGGGTAGAGGATAAAGCAAACGTTTCTTTTACCCAGAGCAGGTCGCCGGGATGGCCGTAGGGGCATTTGATGGGTATAGGTACACAGTCTTCTTCTATCAGCCACGGGAAGTTACCATCATCGTGTGAGTTTGGTTGCGGCTTTATAATTCGCCGGGTTTGGGTTTTGCGGCCATCGAGGATGGCCTGTAGCATTGGGGTTGAGAAAAGGATAGGGGATTCTTTCATAAGTTTATTGTGTTAAGCGGTTATACAGTGTTGCTGTGATGCAGTGGTGGGTTCTTTGTAGCCCTGATAGTAGATTGGGATGTTGAGTTCTGTGGCGATGGCGTGCTCGATGCGGGCGCCTTTGCTGAATTCCCAGTTTGGGAGCATGTAGATGGCCTGGCACTGAAACAAAAGGCGGATGTCTTCAAGCATGTATTCTTCCCATGTGCCGACGTTGTTATGGCCGTGGGTAAGTGGATTTACGGTTTTGTGGCCTTTTGATTTCAATAAGTTTTCGGCGTGGCCGAAGTGTTTGAGCGCTTCGCTTTTTGGCAGGTTTGAGATTTGGCCGGAGATGTAGATTTTCATAGTTGCGTGGTGCTGGTTACTGGTTTCTTTGCGTCTTCGCGTCTTTGCGGTTATTTTAATTGTTAAGCGGTTTTACTCAGTATATTATTTAAGGATCCGGCTACTTCACGGATCAGTATCTCGGCCATGGTGACGTGCACTGCATTGCCGATCATTTTGATGATCTGCTTTTTGTTGAGCTTCAGGCCGGGGCGTTTGAAATAACCTGCAGGGAAACCCATGATGGCAGCTAGTTCATCTTCACTAAGGAACCTCATTTTCACATCGAAATCAATCATGCCGTTGGTGTTGGCTGTGATCAAAGCCTTTTTGTTGGTTCCGGTTAGAATGGTGTTCAGCGGTTGCTCAAGGCTTTGGTTCTGGCTCCCGGGATTGCCGCTGCTGTTAAAATATGCGGTAATGAACTGGAACTTCTCCTTTGTTGTGAGAGCGCCCAGCGGTTGATCAATGGATTTGTTGTTGTTTCCGTTGCTGTTGTTTTGTTGGCTGATGAACTGTGCCCTGGTGCTGATCAGTACATTGCGGTTTACAGTAGTGATGGTTGGAAAAGGAACTTCCACCGGTTCGCAATGATGCTGTACATTGCCGTTCTGACGTTTGCCATTAAAATATTTTGCAATGAACTGGGCCCGGCATGTGATCAATCTTTTGGACCCGCCTGCAACCACAGTGTTGGTGGGTTTGTCAATAGATGAACAAACATTGTCGCGGTTATAGTTTCCATCCATCAGCAATTGCTTTTCAACCGTAATTAGTTGCTTGGTTTGCCTTGTGAGCTGTGTGCGAAGCGGTTCATCAAGCGTATCATGGTAATCCATGTGGCAATAATCCTGAATGAACTGCATCTTCTCAACAGTAATGAGCGCGTGGGATTCGTGGGTTCTTACCGTGTGCAATGGCTCATTAATGCTCTGGCAGTTGTGGCCAGTGCCGTAGTATTTCATAATGAAATGGACTTCCGGAGCGAACTTCTTAATGCCTCCGGCAATGCGGCGAAGGGTGTTCACTGAAAGTGGATGGCGCTTGCCTTTGGCTACGTTTGGATTTTTAGCGCGGCCAAAAATGGAGTTTCCTTCGTTTTCGAGGTTAATATAATCGCGGCACGGAACCCACTGCGGCAAGCCGAAGATGTTCATAGGACTTTGGTGGTGGCTTTGCTCGGGCCAGTTGATTTTGATCCCGGGTTTTGTGAAGATCCCAAAGTAGCGGATCCGGCGTGTGGGAGCTCCAAAATCGGCGGCGTTCAGGAAACGGTATTGGTAGTTGCTC from the Bacteroidales bacterium genome contains:
- a CDS encoding toprim domain-containing protein translates to MADTATIPKYINSRETSLYTKGQTFFGLTQAFAGIRKSGSAYLVEGNPDVIRMHEIGITNTIAPLGTALSQDQAEWLKKQCTRVTIIGDSDDAGKKAVVRNAEILIRLGLFVNLITLPDDSKEDPDSFFAAHDFAAYEKENHQDYILWFAQQKAEKAKRPDVKHELIGHISELIHCLPESSHELYVEQVCKLIKPKKAWTDELKQLSILDAPKSEKEDRFIVPQHVDANTFEEYGFYEDQYRYFFRTSKGIIRGSNFVMRPLFHVESVNEAKRLFEIINEFGYKRVIELAQRDLVSLQSFKLRVESIGNFLWEAGDVELNKLKRYIYEKTATCIEIKQLGWQKEGFWAWGNGIYNGAYHGVNEFGIVDHNESNYYIPAFSKIYVGEHNLFVSERRFIHHPGAAEMFDIVFSLEKVFGPNARIAYCFYLATCFRDIIVGRFGFFPMLNLFGPKGAGKTEMAISMLHFFGKQNRGPNINNTSKAALADHIAQHCNALCHIDEYKNNMEFEKIEFLKGIWDGTGRTRMNMEKDKKKETTSVDVGLMLSGQEMPTADIALFSRMLFITFTQTEYNDDEKQRFNELKDTLHAGVTHLTHEVLSNRKHFIENYWHQYDEVCSEINALLGTEVIEDRIFRNWVIVIAAFRTLKDRIKTHINYKELLQQSVELIMRQNKETKRTNDVANFWDIFTFLVKENELVDKVDFKVLFRNEDLTTDRGKIGFAESPRNIIYLNHTRIFQKYRKHGAQTRDMVLPIKTLEYYLANSKEYYGKVRSTAFIMKSGMESAPDTDGKVQRQITTAMLFDYEMLSNNYDVNVILGEAEDEEVTTQNQAF
- a CDS encoding phage Gp37/Gp68 family protein codes for the protein MSKIEWTNRTWNPVTGCDLASRGCENCYAMRITKRLQKIPLTAEKYKKGNEVVMHIDELFRPERWRKPSMVFVCSMSDLFHENVTDVFIREVLYAIKKCPQHTFQILTKRPQRAVEFLRRNNITILPGNVWFGVSAEDQEQAEFRIPYLLKIPAHIRFISAEPLLGSIDLTSFLNPKLNWIIAGGETGPASRPMHPDWVRSLRNQCQQSNTPFFFKSWGEFKPNFQPFHSLQHWVNKAQTWLAGNEWRRDFDKCIDLTGKHLVRGADFQDAEYPVYPMWKTGKKASGNTLDGQTHTEFPSPHAPCPEPTAF
- a CDS encoding DUF4406 domain-containing protein, yielding MKIYISGQISNLPKSEALKHFGHAENLLKSKGHKTVNPLTHGHNNVGTWEEYMLEDIRLLFQCQAIYMLPNWEFSKGARIEHAIATELNIPIYYQGYKEPTTASQQHCITA
- a CDS encoding DNA cytosine methyltransferase → MLKFADMFAGGGGTTTGALNVPDLYVAWALNHDPVAIATHAAAHPETKHYQADIRTQDVNVLEPVDILWASLECTEHSKAKGGKEKNVGSFTLGWELYRYLRAVNPDSLMIENVSEFVRWGELKNGKRVKESEGSEYIKWVNTIREMGWSNYQYRFLNAADFGAPTRRIRYFGIFTKPGIKINWPEQSHHQSPMNIFGLPQWVPCRDYINLENEGNSIFGRAKNPNVAKGKRHPLSVNTLRRIAGGIKKFAPEVHFIMKYYGTGHNCQSINEPLHTVRTHESHALITVEKMQFIQDYCHMDYHDTLDEPLRTQLTRQTKQLITVEKQLLMDGNYNRDNVCSSIDKPTNTVVAGGSKRLITCRAQFIAKYFNGKRQNGNVQHHCEPVEVPFPTITTVNRNVLISTRAQFISQQNNSNGNNNKSIDQPLGALTTKEKFQFITAYFNSSGNPGSQNQSLEQPLNTILTGTNKKALITANTNGMIDFDVKMRFLSEDELAAIMGFPAGYFKRPGLKLNKKQIIKMIGNAVHVTMAEILIREVAGSLNNILSKTA